One segment of Macrotis lagotis isolate mMagLag1 chromosome 1, bilby.v1.9.chrom.fasta, whole genome shotgun sequence DNA contains the following:
- the CINP gene encoding cyclin-dependent kinase 2-interacting protein isoform X2, with product MDVETSGVVTPKRTVLSVSARKIKDNAADWHNLLSKWEALNNIGFSVANKIGNIKISALSEDKVELECNSIASGFHPQKVYPKYNEELEMLCKELHDTLENLAMIQMKMEKLTSTSKGICNLENYHRGNGNYQTPLFHTWPTAYFYEVSHKLSEMYKKEILLKRIIVEELAHTTNQDLILSYLSMWLYQPYVENSRLDVESMLLETGHRAL from the exons TGGAGACCTCTGGTGTGGTTACTCCCAAAAGGACTGTCTTATCTGTCAGTGCAAGAAAAATTAAGGACAATGCTGCAGATTGGCATAATTTATTATCGAAATGGGAAGCTCTCAACAATATCGGATTTTCTGTTGCAAACAAAATAGGAAACATCAAAATCAGTGCACT TTCTGAAGACAAGGTAGAATTGGAATGCAACAGTATTGCTTCTGGTTTTCATCCTCAAAAAGTATATCCAAAATATAATGAAGAACTTGAGATGCTATGCAAGGAGCTTCATGACACTTTGGAAAACTTG GCTATGATACagatgaaaatggaaaagttaACATCCACCAGTAAAGGAATTTGTAACCTAGAAAATTACCATCGTGGAAATGGAAATTATCAAACACCTCTTTTCCATACATGGCCTACAGCCTATTTCT ATGAAGTTTCCCATAAACTTTCAGAAATGTACAAGAAGGAAATACTCCTCAAACGCATCATTGTGGAAGAGCTCGCCCATACTACAAACCAGGATCTCATTTTAAGCTACTTATCTATGTGGTTATACCAACCTTACGTTGAGAACAGCAGGCTTGATGTGGAAAGCATGCTACTTGAAACTGGACATCGAGCattataa